From a single Streptomyces misionensis genomic region:
- a CDS encoding PH domain-containing protein, producing the protein MAGQAELSLRWGGTSARWWTAALALVAVAGAVAAGLGVPGAEKLAIFAGVVGVGVLGCGLGVLRRRVEAGPDGLRFCAVLRWRRLGWDEIVRMEGLRVAAVDSRVRSSNLRVVATLRDGSTVPLPVPWVGADDIGEFERQLSRLRAVQHRYARGNQGA; encoded by the coding sequence ATGGCCGGTCAAGCTGAGTTGTCGTTGCGTTGGGGTGGGACGTCCGCGCGCTGGTGGACCGCGGCGTTGGCGTTGGTCGCGGTCGCGGGGGCGGTCGCGGCGGGTCTCGGTGTTCCGGGCGCGGAGAAGCTCGCGATCTTCGCCGGGGTCGTGGGGGTGGGGGTCCTCGGGTGCGGGCTCGGGGTGCTCAGGCGACGGGTGGAGGCGGGCCCGGACGGGCTCCGGTTTTGCGCGGTGCTGCGGTGGCGGCGACTGGGGTGGGACGAGATAGTCCGCATGGAGGGGCTGCGGGTGGCGGCCGTCGACTCCCGTGTCCGTAGTTCGAACCTGCGTGTCGTGGCCACGCTCCGCGACGGTTCCACGGTGCCGCTGCCGGTGCCCTGGGTCGGTGCCGACGACATAGGTGAGTTCGAGAGGCAGTTGTCCCGGTTGCGTGCGGTGCAGCACCGTTATGCGCGCGGCAACCAGGGGGCGTAG
- a CDS encoding RidA family protein, with translation MSADIRGRLAGLGLRLPEVSAPKGAYVPAVRSGPFVFVSGQIPLTGGEMTATGRVGAEVSPERARELSRQCALAALAAADSVAPLETVVQVVKVVGYVSSAPGFIRQAEVVDGASELLVEVFGRSGRHARSAVGMNILPLGSPVEIEVVLRVSEDDAR, from the coding sequence GTGAGCGCTGACATCCGCGGAAGGCTGGCCGGGCTCGGGCTGCGGTTGCCGGAGGTGAGCGCGCCCAAGGGGGCGTACGTGCCGGCCGTGCGCAGCGGCCCGTTCGTCTTCGTGTCCGGGCAGATCCCGTTGACCGGCGGGGAGATGACCGCGACCGGCAGGGTCGGGGCGGAGGTGTCGCCGGAGCGGGCCCGGGAACTGAGCAGGCAGTGCGCGCTGGCGGCGCTGGCGGCCGCCGACTCGGTGGCGCCCCTGGAGACGGTGGTGCAGGTGGTGAAGGTCGTGGGGTACGTGTCCTCGGCGCCCGGGTTCATCCGGCAGGCCGAGGTGGTGGACGGGGCGAGCGAACTGCTGGTCGAGGTGTTCGGCAGGTCGGGCCGGCACGCCCGCAGCGCTGTCGGCATGAACATCCTGCCGCTTGGTTCACCGGTGGAGATCGAGGTCGTCCTGCGGGTGTCCGAGGACGACGCCCGATAG
- a CDS encoding PhzF family phenazine biosynthesis protein: protein MEILRYVAFSSDPRGGNPAGVVLDATGIDEATMAAVAAEVGYSETAFVVPRPDGALDIRYFSPQTEVPFCGHATIATAVAHASRHGVGRLLLHTRAGTVPVTTSTAPDGSVTATLVSVEPRTTDLADADLAELLATLGWSAADLDPALPPQVAYAGAWHPVIAAADRARLADLDYDMAALNALMARRNWTTIALVHRESDTVFHARNAFPPGGVVEDPATGAAAAALGGYLRGNGLVTPPTVLTIHQGVDMGRPSLLTVTIPADPAGGIEVTGTAVPIS from the coding sequence ATGGAGATCCTGCGCTACGTGGCCTTCAGCAGCGACCCCCGGGGCGGGAACCCGGCAGGTGTGGTGCTGGACGCCACCGGCATCGACGAAGCGACGATGGCCGCCGTGGCGGCCGAAGTCGGCTACTCGGAAACGGCGTTCGTCGTCCCGCGCCCCGACGGCGCGCTCGACATCCGGTACTTCAGCCCGCAGACCGAGGTCCCGTTCTGCGGCCACGCCACCATCGCGACGGCCGTCGCCCACGCGTCGCGGCACGGCGTCGGCCGTCTGCTGCTGCACACCCGGGCGGGAACCGTCCCCGTGACCACCTCCACCGCCCCCGACGGTTCCGTCACGGCCACCCTGGTCAGCGTCGAGCCCCGCACGACGGACCTCGCCGACGCCGATCTCGCCGAACTCCTCGCTACGCTCGGCTGGTCCGCGGCCGACCTCGACCCGGCCCTGCCGCCCCAGGTCGCCTACGCCGGCGCCTGGCACCCGGTCATCGCCGCCGCCGACCGGGCACGGCTGGCCGACCTCGACTACGACATGGCGGCGCTCAACGCCCTCATGGCGCGCCGGAACTGGACCACCATCGCCCTCGTGCACCGGGAGTCGGACACCGTCTTCCACGCCCGCAACGCCTTCCCGCCGGGCGGCGTCGTCGAGGACCCGGCCACCGGCGCGGCGGCCGCGGCGCTCGGCGGATACCTGCGTGGCAACGGGCTCGTCACGCCGCCCACCGTGCTGACCATCCACCAGGGCGTGGACATGGGCCGCCCGAGCCTGCTGACGGTGACGATCCCGGCGGATCCGGCCGGCGGCATCGAGGTGACGGGCACGGCGGTCCCCATCTCCTGA
- a CDS encoding proline hydroxylase encodes MPHIAPHDPFFRVATGHAFTHRLLSGLAAGRYAAVRVPGFFSSERCEEILTALERRAFDSYGTTRVQPPVMRFGVGISDHMADGGVADSYWEALEGHSLAWRALDLSFDPFAVCREALGAHWPGGAAVGRRGGRQLGDGVAREPNQGFLVHFDDASREYAEDLLDVPLIGQFAFNLYLSVPPSGGETVLWRHRWQPEDEAYRLPASYGYDEAVVRGAESLEITPRVGEALLIDPRNFHAVRPSRGARRVALGFAVGLASSGQLLTWA; translated from the coding sequence ATGCCGCACATCGCGCCGCACGATCCGTTCTTCCGCGTCGCCACCGGGCACGCATTCACCCACCGACTGCTCTCCGGCCTCGCCGCCGGGCGGTACGCGGCCGTGCGGGTGCCCGGCTTCTTCTCCTCGGAGCGCTGCGAGGAGATCCTCACCGCCCTGGAACGCAGGGCGTTCGACTCGTACGGCACGACGCGCGTCCAGCCGCCGGTCATGCGGTTCGGCGTGGGAATCAGCGACCACATGGCGGACGGGGGAGTCGCCGACAGCTACTGGGAGGCGCTGGAGGGGCACTCCCTGGCATGGCGGGCCCTCGACCTCTCGTTCGACCCCTTCGCCGTCTGCCGAGAGGCACTGGGCGCGCACTGGCCCGGCGGCGCGGCCGTCGGCCGGCGGGGCGGCCGCCAACTCGGCGACGGCGTGGCCAGGGAGCCCAACCAGGGCTTCCTCGTGCACTTCGACGACGCGTCGCGCGAATACGCGGAGGACCTGCTCGACGTTCCCCTGATCGGACAGTTCGCCTTCAACCTCTACCTCAGCGTGCCCCCTTCGGGCGGTGAGACGGTGCTGTGGCGGCACCGCTGGCAGCCGGAGGACGAGGCGTACCGGCTGCCCGCCTCCTACGGATACGACGAGGCCGTCGTGCGCGGTGCCGAATCCCTGGAGATCACCCCCCGCGTCGGCGAGGCGCTGCTCATCGACCCCCGCAACTTCCACGCGGTACGCCCGAGCCGGGGCGCTCGGCGCGTGGCACTGGGTTTCGCGGTGGGACTGGCCTCGTCCGGGCAACTGCTCACCTGGGCCTGA
- a CDS encoding alpha/beta fold hydrolase, which produces MASTRVHLVLVHGLFSSAKVWRAFETLIADDPELAGLVSVHPFEYDSPLGRLRPDRRVAETDDIADQLGTFLETELADAERIVLVTHSQGGLVVQRFLARKLWNGDGAELARIKYFTMFACPNTGSGFFLTMRKFLKLWNNPQEQQLRPFDRAVTEAQRTVLGSVVHARAYSDTECPIPVRAYGGSTDDIVPPVVARGLFPKGGVITADHFSIIQPADRTAASYLAVRAALLEVAEGPSPTRRPLAPVATDQDADVPDSDGTTPDPARGVPSPASDAPDLAPYPPPPYGQLNDGQLKGKDRQELVAYLLSEQACQQVHIVAGLGGSGKSRIALETAERAQRAGRRVWWVSMPELSRHMRMIARDLGAPSINVERAWLVGQAMDLVWTFLDACPDPWLLIFDNADEPERLGPPDGPLAAGTGWLRKPHNPRGTVLVTSQVRRRHAWGEIGLIHQVLPLDEHDGASMLLERTGGLGGTNEDARGLSRELGGLPLALRHAADVIKAVNESQISLGSDIRNFEMFRRTVNTSAGQDGPQLSELLGREIVEKVCGIGMNLLTEHGLPQAPTLLKVFTCLSIAPIPYRCLLSGPALAQSPLFPGATAESTNAALEGLEELGLVDAYEREDVAHRELAGMLSLHPVVHGVLRKDEEVRARPADFYGVALRMLLSATDHRNPDHPANWPLWAALAPHALEVSKACLLGEPRLSDRTVRTEALELARLTARYLIATGLPAPAYDLVVPLIERCAAFGFDEDDREILGLRHEHGRIHLDREQLTEAERVLSRVVRARARILGEDHADTLASRHKLARAIHEQTGRQTEAEAMLRSIVEAEKQVRGHEHYDTLVVRHTLARTMQALGAHREAEAEARQILDISRRNHWPPATPEVLRVRETLSHSLLSQNRAQEAEQVIREALRDASQPSDSNLVMRLRYTFVLVLLGIRGRTPEAVSELRTLVLDLDRVVSSKHPLSVQARALLEKTLREMPT; this is translated from the coding sequence ATGGCGTCGACGCGCGTCCATCTCGTGCTGGTGCACGGGCTGTTCTCCTCGGCCAAGGTGTGGCGGGCGTTCGAGACGCTCATCGCCGACGACCCCGAACTGGCCGGTCTGGTCAGCGTCCATCCCTTCGAGTACGACTCCCCGCTCGGCCGGCTCCGGCCCGACCGCCGGGTCGCCGAGACCGACGACATCGCCGACCAATTGGGCACCTTCCTGGAGACCGAACTCGCCGACGCCGAACGGATCGTGCTCGTCACGCACAGTCAAGGTGGGCTCGTCGTACAGCGGTTCCTCGCCCGCAAACTGTGGAACGGCGACGGCGCCGAGCTGGCCCGGATCAAGTACTTCACCATGTTCGCCTGTCCCAACACCGGTTCGGGTTTCTTCCTCACCATGCGCAAGTTCCTGAAACTCTGGAACAACCCGCAGGAACAGCAGTTGAGGCCCTTCGACCGGGCCGTGACCGAGGCCCAACGCACCGTTCTGGGCTCCGTGGTGCACGCCCGCGCCTACAGCGACACGGAATGCCCCATACCCGTGCGCGCCTACGGAGGATCCACCGACGACATCGTGCCCCCCGTCGTCGCCCGGGGCCTCTTCCCCAAGGGCGGCGTGATCACCGCGGACCACTTCTCCATCATCCAGCCCGCGGACCGCACGGCCGCCTCCTACCTGGCCGTGCGCGCGGCGCTCCTGGAGGTCGCCGAGGGCCCGTCGCCCACCCGGCGGCCCCTCGCCCCGGTGGCGACGGACCAGGACGCCGACGTCCCGGACAGCGACGGAACCACGCCGGACCCCGCACGTGGCGTCCCGTCGCCCGCCTCCGACGCCCCCGACCTCGCCCCCTACCCGCCCCCGCCCTACGGCCAGTTGAACGACGGCCAGTTGAAGGGCAAGGACCGGCAGGAACTCGTCGCCTACCTGCTGTCCGAGCAGGCCTGCCAGCAGGTGCACATCGTGGCGGGCCTGGGCGGCTCGGGAAAGAGCCGGATCGCGCTGGAGACCGCCGAACGCGCCCAGCGCGCCGGCCGCCGCGTGTGGTGGGTGTCCATGCCCGAACTCAGCCGCCACATGCGGATGATCGCGCGCGACCTGGGCGCCCCGTCCATCAACGTGGAACGGGCGTGGCTCGTCGGCCAGGCCATGGATCTCGTGTGGACCTTCCTCGACGCCTGCCCCGACCCCTGGTTGCTGATCTTCGACAACGCCGACGAGCCCGAACGCCTCGGGCCTCCCGACGGCCCCCTCGCGGCCGGAACCGGCTGGCTGCGCAAACCGCACAATCCGCGGGGCACCGTCCTCGTCACCAGCCAGGTGCGCCGTCGGCACGCCTGGGGCGAAATCGGCCTGATCCACCAGGTCCTGCCGCTGGACGAGCACGACGGCGCCTCCATGCTCCTCGAACGGACCGGGGGCCTCGGCGGTACGAACGAGGACGCCCGCGGACTGTCGAGGGAACTGGGCGGGCTGCCGCTCGCGCTGCGGCACGCCGCCGACGTGATCAAAGCGGTCAACGAGAGCCAGATATCCCTGGGCAGCGACATCAGGAACTTCGAGATGTTCCGCCGCACCGTGAACACCTCCGCGGGCCAGGACGGACCCCAGCTCAGCGAACTGCTGGGCCGGGAGATCGTGGAGAAGGTCTGCGGCATCGGCATGAACCTGCTCACCGAGCACGGCCTGCCCCAGGCCCCGACCCTGCTGAAGGTCTTCACCTGCCTGAGCATCGCCCCGATCCCCTACCGCTGCCTGCTGTCCGGACCCGCGCTCGCCCAGTCCCCGCTCTTCCCCGGGGCCACCGCCGAGAGCACCAACGCCGCCCTCGAAGGCCTGGAGGAACTCGGGCTGGTGGACGCCTACGAGCGCGAGGACGTCGCCCACCGCGAGCTGGCCGGAATGCTGTCCCTGCACCCCGTGGTGCACGGCGTGCTGCGCAAGGACGAGGAGGTGCGGGCCCGGCCCGCCGACTTCTACGGCGTCGCGCTGCGCATGCTCCTGTCGGCCACCGACCACCGCAATCCCGATCACCCCGCCAACTGGCCCCTGTGGGCGGCCCTCGCCCCGCACGCACTGGAGGTCTCCAAGGCATGCCTGCTCGGTGAACCGCGGCTGTCCGACCGCACGGTGCGCACCGAGGCACTCGAACTGGCCCGGCTGACCGCCCGCTATCTCATCGCCACCGGTCTGCCGGCTCCCGCCTACGACCTGGTCGTCCCGCTGATCGAACGCTGCGCCGCCTTCGGCTTCGACGAGGACGACCGCGAGATCCTCGGCCTGCGCCACGAACACGGCCGCATCCACCTCGACAGGGAACAACTGACGGAGGCCGAACGGGTGCTGAGCCGCGTGGTGCGGGCACGGGCCCGGATCCTGGGCGAGGACCACGCGGACACCCTCGCCAGCAGGCACAAGCTGGCCCGCGCGATCCACGAGCAGACGGGGCGGCAGACCGAGGCGGAGGCCATGCTGCGCTCCATCGTCGAAGCGGAGAAACAGGTGCGCGGCCACGAACACTACGACACCCTCGTCGTGCGCCACACGCTGGCCCGCACCATGCAGGCCCTCGGCGCGCACCGCGAGGCCGAGGCCGAGGCCCGCCAGATCCTCGACATCAGCCGCCGCAACCACTGGCCGCCGGCCACCCCCGAGGTCCTGCGGGTCAGGGAGACCCTGTCGCACTCGCTGCTGAGCCAGAACCGTGCGCAGGAGGCGGAACAGGTGATCCGCGAGGCGCTGCGCGACGCCTCCCAGCCCTCGGACTCCAACCTCGTGATGCGCCTGCGCTACACCTTCGTCCTCGTCCTCCTCGGAATACGCGGGCGCACACCCGAAGCGGTGAGCGAACTCCGCACGCTTGTGCTCGATCTCGACCGGGTGGTCAGTTCCAAGCACCCGCTGTCCGTCCAGGCCAGAGCCCTCCTGGAGAAGACTTTGCGGGAAATGCCGACCTGA
- a CDS encoding carbonic anhydrase yields MTDALTRSPDDAFEMLISGNQRFVTGLPEHPNQDAARRAETAPAQSPFAVMFGCSDSRLAAEIIFDQGLGDLFVVRTAGHVVGAEVLGSIEYGVSVLDCPLVVVLGHDSCGAIAAARAAADGGRAPAGFVRDVVERVTPSVLAARAAGRNQEEDFLHEHIRHSVGLLLDRSRVLAERVAAGRVGVAGLSYRLADGSARLVSSHGLSRITAPAG; encoded by the coding sequence ATGACCGATGCACTGACGCGGAGTCCCGACGACGCCTTCGAGATGCTGATCTCCGGCAACCAGCGGTTCGTCACCGGCTTGCCCGAGCACCCCAACCAGGACGCCGCGCGCCGCGCGGAGACGGCGCCGGCCCAGAGCCCCTTCGCGGTCATGTTCGGGTGCTCGGACTCACGGCTGGCCGCCGAGATCATCTTCGACCAGGGCCTGGGCGACCTGTTCGTGGTCCGCACCGCCGGGCATGTCGTCGGCGCGGAGGTGCTGGGCAGCATCGAGTACGGGGTGAGCGTGCTGGACTGTCCGTTGGTCGTGGTCCTGGGCCACGACTCGTGCGGGGCCATCGCGGCCGCCCGCGCCGCGGCCGACGGCGGCAGGGCGCCCGCCGGTTTCGTCCGTGACGTCGTCGAGCGGGTGACCCCCAGCGTCCTGGCGGCCCGCGCCGCCGGCCGGAACCAGGAGGAGGACTTCCTCCACGAGCACATCCGGCACAGTGTCGGCCTGCTGCTGGACCGTTCCCGCGTGCTGGCCGAGCGGGTGGCCGCCGGCCGCGTCGGCGTGGCGGGCCTGTCCTACCGGCTGGCCGACGGCAGCGCCCGGCTGGTCTCCTCCCACGGCCTGAGCAGGATCACCGCCCCCGCCGGGTGA
- a CDS encoding oxygenase MpaB family protein produces MTCTDASMDALRQSGDELADAVVATLFERGEVGTFNTLMRYVSTVGAPLPDGLPDVAREYLRATAVPPAWVDWEEMERARLFFIDNNVHISTALSFASMPACYVVPHVAKLLSATHGLDYPSRRMAETGQFTVYLMRPDAFEAGGRFVPAAQKVRLLHASIRHHLRREGRWDVEALGAPICQEDMIGGQLFFSLLVLDSLHRLGIHMSVEGAEAYYYAWRVVGAMLGVDQDAVPKSLEEARQFLDLYMIRHMGPSPEGAHLTRQLIDLYEEVVPGTFFDPIVSALIRYLVGDTCADWLQVPRTAWDSVVKAAPSLLGVLETIEDRSPLGAWALDRLGHLTTVFELSSLTRGRVMHYAIPEQLKKEFGVTGTVPRTRRWTPPAPTVAP; encoded by the coding sequence ATGACCTGTACCGATGCCTCCATGGACGCCCTGCGCCAGTCGGGGGACGAACTCGCCGACGCGGTGGTGGCCACCTTGTTCGAACGGGGCGAGGTGGGCACGTTCAACACCCTGATGCGCTACGTCTCCACGGTCGGCGCACCGCTCCCCGACGGGCTGCCCGACGTCGCCCGCGAGTACCTGCGGGCCACCGCCGTGCCGCCGGCCTGGGTGGACTGGGAGGAGATGGAGAGGGCCCGGCTGTTCTTCATCGACAACAACGTGCACATCTCCACCGCGCTGTCGTTCGCCTCCATGCCCGCCTGCTACGTCGTTCCCCACGTCGCGAAACTGCTGTCGGCCACCCACGGGCTGGACTATCCGTCCAGGCGGATGGCGGAGACCGGCCAGTTCACCGTCTACCTCATGCGGCCCGATGCCTTCGAGGCGGGCGGCAGGTTCGTCCCGGCCGCGCAGAAGGTGCGCCTGCTGCACGCCTCCATCCGCCATCACCTCAGGCGGGAGGGCCGCTGGGACGTCGAGGCACTCGGCGCGCCGATCTGCCAGGAGGACATGATCGGCGGGCAGCTGTTCTTCTCCCTGCTCGTCCTGGACAGCCTGCACCGCCTCGGCATCCACATGAGCGTCGAAGGGGCGGAGGCCTACTACTACGCCTGGCGCGTCGTCGGCGCGATGCTCGGCGTCGACCAGGACGCCGTCCCCAAGTCCCTGGAGGAGGCCCGGCAGTTCCTCGACCTGTACATGATTCGCCACATGGGCCCTTCGCCCGAAGGCGCCCACCTGACCCGACAGCTGATCGACCTCTACGAGGAGGTCGTCCCCGGCACCTTCTTCGACCCGATCGTCTCCGCCCTGATCCGCTACCTCGTCGGCGACACCTGTGCCGACTGGCTCCAGGTCCCGCGCACCGCCTGGGACAGCGTGGTCAAGGCCGCCCCCAGCCTGCTCGGTGTGCTGGAGACCATCGAGGACCGGTCCCCGCTGGGGGCCTGGGCCCTGGACCGCCTCGGCCACCTCACCACCGTCTTCGAACTGTCCTCCCTCACCCGGGGCCGCGTCATGCACTACGCCATCCCCGAGCAGCTGAAGAAGGAGTTCGGCGTCACCGGCACCGTGCCGCGCACCCGCCGCTGGACACCGCCCGCGCCGACGGTCGCCCCCTGA
- a CDS encoding polyprenyl synthetase family protein, which yields MSERFDTAGFKARVDTVLHEFLAEEAERLCAIDDALAPVAGQLRAAAGHGKRLRAAFCYWGWRAAGQPDSDPLVRAAASMELVHAAAVVHDDLIDDSPLRHELPTAHVALRTAVAGRPRARAAARALAMLVGDHLMALAGQLFTTSGLPAAYLTRARPMWGDLARELIAGECLEILNTGTEPDPLVSLKVVRYKTAKYTVEHPLLIGALLAGAAARLRAGLSAYGLPLGEAFQLRDDLLGLFGDPGRTGKESLDDIRGRRPTALLAVTWRAARPDQRERLAGVLGRRDLTADDLRDVRELMTALKAPDQVEEMITSRVREAVGSLDPLDLPHPARRALTDLAGSATDRHH from the coding sequence ATGTCTGAGCGCTTCGACACCGCCGGGTTCAAGGCCCGCGTCGACACCGTCCTGCACGAGTTCCTCGCCGAGGAGGCCGAGCGGCTTTGCGCGATCGACGACGCGCTCGCGCCGGTGGCCGGGCAGCTGCGGGCGGCGGCCGGCCACGGCAAGCGGCTGCGGGCGGCGTTCTGCTACTGGGGATGGCGCGCGGCCGGCCAGCCCGACAGCGATCCCCTCGTCCGCGCGGCGGCCTCCATGGAACTGGTCCACGCCGCCGCGGTCGTCCACGACGACCTCATCGACGACAGCCCGCTGCGCCACGAACTGCCCACCGCCCACGTGGCGTTGCGCACCGCCGTCGCCGGCCGGCCACGGGCCCGGGCCGCCGCCCGCGCGCTGGCCATGCTGGTCGGCGACCATCTGATGGCGCTCGCGGGCCAGTTGTTCACCACCAGCGGTCTGCCCGCCGCCTACCTCACCCGCGCACGCCCGATGTGGGGCGACCTGGCGAGGGAGTTGATCGCCGGCGAGTGCCTGGAGATCCTCAACACCGGCACGGAACCCGACCCGCTCGTGTCGCTGAAGGTGGTGCGCTACAAGACCGCGAAGTACACGGTCGAACACCCGCTGCTCATCGGCGCGCTGCTCGCCGGTGCCGCCGCCCGGCTGCGGGCCGGTCTGTCCGCGTACGGGCTGCCGCTGGGCGAGGCGTTCCAGCTGCGCGACGACCTGCTGGGCCTGTTCGGGGACCCCGGCCGCACGGGCAAGGAGAGCCTGGACGACATCCGCGGCCGGCGGCCCACCGCGCTGCTGGCCGTGACCTGGCGGGCCGCCCGGCCGGACCAGCGCGAGCGACTCGCCGGCGTGCTGGGCCGCCGGGACCTCACCGCCGACGACCTGCGCGACGTGCGCGAGCTGATGACCGCCCTCAAGGCCCCCGATCAGGTGGAGGAGATGATCACCTCCCGGGTGCGGGAAGCCGTCGGCAGCCTGGACCCGCTCGACCTGCCGCACCCGGCCCGCCGGGCCCTGACCGATCTCGCCGGCTCGGCCACCGACCGTCATCACTGA
- a CDS encoding polyprenyl synthetase — MTSSPPDGRGLDEQAVLLVAGLADLAVSTVSSALGTARQLLRRSDGPDLARDAHQDLLARGRIALDRYAAAPPAHLEVLAQHARTRRTAPGGDV, encoded by the coding sequence ATGACCTCTTCTCCGCCCGACGGCCGGGGACTGGACGAGCAGGCGGTCCTGCTCGTGGCGGGCCTGGCGGACCTGGCCGTCAGCACCGTGAGCTCGGCCCTCGGCACGGCACGGCAGCTGCTGCGCCGGTCCGACGGGCCCGACCTCGCACGCGACGCCCACCAGGACCTGCTGGCCCGCGGCCGTATCGCGCTGGACCGTTACGCCGCGGCACCGCCCGCCCACCTGGAGGTGCTGGCCCAGCACGCGAGGACACGCCGGACGGCGCCCGGCGGCGATGTCTGA
- a CDS encoding SDR family NAD(P)-dependent oxidoreductase, whose amino-acid sequence MALDGRTAVVTGAARGIGYAYCRRLASDGANVVAVDIDDPADAVRELPGSGDKLGLVCDIAEPSQVDTAIGTVLDRYGRCDILVNNAGVFPFTDLDHVTIELWRRVQAVNVEAILLFARGFAPGMRAAGWGRIVNTGSGITLTQNRDLAYMTSKGTVHALTRALANELGESGITVNAIAPGLVATDGFLGRARTNGPSAEEVIARMTAMQTIKRPSVPADLGNALAFLVSDDADFVTGQILHVDGGATRTGA is encoded by the coding sequence GTGGCGCTTGACGGCAGGACGGCGGTGGTGACCGGGGCGGCGCGCGGCATCGGGTACGCCTACTGCCGGCGGCTCGCCTCGGACGGCGCCAACGTGGTCGCCGTCGACATCGACGACCCGGCCGACGCCGTGCGCGAACTCCCGGGCAGCGGCGACAAGTTGGGGCTGGTGTGCGACATCGCCGAGCCGTCCCAGGTCGACACCGCGATCGGCACGGTCCTCGACCGGTACGGGCGCTGCGACATCCTCGTCAACAACGCCGGCGTCTTCCCCTTCACCGATCTCGACCACGTGACGATCGAGCTGTGGCGCAGGGTCCAGGCGGTCAACGTCGAGGCGATCCTGCTCTTCGCCCGGGGGTTCGCCCCGGGGATGCGGGCCGCCGGCTGGGGACGCATCGTCAACACCGGCTCGGGCATCACCCTGACCCAGAACCGCGATCTGGCCTACATGACCAGCAAGGGCACCGTGCACGCGCTGACCCGGGCACTCGCCAACGAACTCGGCGAGAGCGGCATCACCGTCAACGCGATCGCGCCCGGCCTGGTGGCCACCGACGGCTTCCTGGGCCGGGCCCGGACGAACGGCCCGAGCGCCGAGGAGGTGATCGCCCGGATGACGGCCATGCAGACCATCAAGCGCCCGTCGGTCCCGGCCGACCTCGGCAACGCCCTCGCCTTCCTGGTCTCGGACGACGCCGACTTCGTCACCGGCCAGATCCTGCACGTCGACGGCGGGGCGACCCGCACCGGAGCCTGA
- a CDS encoding ester cyclase, translating into MSTDNEIAVQRFYEALATGDTSLVDEALAPDWEAVPALRTGPGADGWKKSIEHLRGAFSGLTVTIADVVESGEMVAVRSVGRGIHVGELLGVEGTGREVEFRASDFHQVVDGRIVRTWHLEDYFGIATQIGLEFTRGA; encoded by the coding sequence ATGTCCACTGACAATGAGATCGCCGTCCAGCGCTTCTACGAGGCCCTCGCCACGGGGGACACCTCGTTGGTCGACGAGGCCCTCGCGCCCGACTGGGAAGCCGTGCCGGCCCTGCGCACCGGGCCCGGCGCGGACGGCTGGAAGAAGAGCATCGAGCACCTGCGCGGCGCCTTCTCCGGGCTGACCGTCACGATCGCCGATGTCGTCGAGTCCGGTGAGATGGTGGCGGTGCGTTCGGTCGGCCGCGGAATACACGTCGGGGAGCTGCTTGGCGTCGAGGGCACCGGCCGTGAGGTCGAGTTCCGGGCCTCGGACTTCCACCAGGTGGTCGACGGCCGGATCGTGCGCACCTGGCACCTGGAGGACTACTTCGGGATCGCCACCCAGATCGGGCTGGAGTTCACCCGTGGCGCTTGA